AATTATTCTAATCAACGGATAATGTGAGCATCAAGCTCCAATCAGCCATTATATGAAGCGATTGAACTGAATCATTTTCAACTACCAATGCAATGTAATATGCATACCTGCCCAACTGTAACAACAACATCTGTTTTAGGATCTATAGCCATATCGTAGACAGTACCCTGAGATGCCATTTGGTGATGGCTGCGGGAAATCTTATGACCACTATCTATTGTGGTGAAATCACGGAAAATCAAAGACCTGCGTGTAAGAGTCAGTTAAGGATGGCTGATGAATGCAGTTTAGTTTTGAACTCGTTGATCTTCCATCATGGAGAAGATATAAGAAAAGTTTTCTTAAAGAATAAACCATTAAACACTAAACATTCTAGAGAATGGTATATGGCCACAGCCTACAGGATATAGCATAAAGACTCTTTGCAAGAACTTTTGTTAGTTGTTTCACTTCGTGAACCCTCCAAGAACCCATTTAAAACAGTCTCGTTCATTGGCTCAAGTCAAGTTGAATAAAGACACAATCTAGGATTGAAATTCTCCAAGACTGATGCAAAATATCTGTATTCAGTATCAAAGGCTATAAATACTAAGGCTTAATATTTAACTTATAGAGGCAGTCATCCAACCAAAAATTCATCAACTAAGCAGTGATAGGATTGTTATTAGGGGGCAGCCCTTAGTTAGGGAATCGGTTAGATTAGTGATTGTAAAATTAGCGTAGGGCTCTAAACTTTCATCCCCATTCTTCGaaatcttttcttcattttgatatcaatttgGCAAGATCAATCATCCAATAATAAGTCATGCACCTACAAAGTAAAGCTTTTACGTTTATACCTGTCAGCACTGCAGCTTATAATTTTGTGTCCATTGCAACTGATCTTTACCGAAGTTACAGCTGCTGAATGATCAACAATACTATCGGAGAGATCAAAATTCCtgacatgaaaaaaaaaagtagcatCAAGAGCCCAGATCAAAAGGTAGGAATatcaataaaagaaattgtaCCTTTCAACATTATAAAGATGGATAATCCGATCCCGACTCGATGAAGCCAGGTAGTAATGACTTTGCATAACTTCTTTAGATACATCATCATTTCTACTCAACGAGCTAAAGCTTAATGATAGGACCTCTGCATCATGAGCACCCtacaagaatgaaaaataattcttatttaattaatcaagaACAAGATCGCCTGCCATCTAATTAGTACATCATGGGGTTCTTTCATGAAAGAAATCAATTAATCACAGTTCCAATGGCTCGCCTGAAGACATGTATAATCAGAAGTAAGCAGGTTAAATATGTGAATGTTCCCATCACAATCACCAGCGGCAAGGTATTTTCCATCTGAACTTGCTGCCAGAGAACGAAAGTCTCGAGAGTTCAAACCAGCCTCCACAGTTTCACGATCAAATATCCCAGCACTTTCTGTTACCAATAACCCAATAAGAGAATTAATTTCTGACAAGCGAGCATTGTGTAAGCATTTGGAaattcacaaaataaaaacatcgAGTATACAATCGtggtttaataaattttgaattttcttttatatatttgttaagTGCATTGGAGGGTTAAAAATTGAATCTACCTAAGCGTGTAGTGGTCTCTTGTCGTACTTGATTGTCCATTGCATCTTCTGAATCAGGTTCCAAAGCTAGATCCCACAACCTAATAGTACCATCTGCTGAGCATGTTGCAAAAGACATTCCTCCTGAACAACCTCTAGCAGCACAAGCAAGAGAGGGATCGTGCATGTTCTCACAACAAAGAACCTTGATATCCCATATGCAAGCAGAATGTGAAACTAGCACACAAGACCTGGTCACCTGAggaaatgtaaaaaaaaaaaaaaatatgaaggaagaaaaaagctCCAACTGTACTCTGAAACCATACAATACAATTGACGACCATAGTttcaagtcataacgtaataATTAACAAGCACCTGCTTCACGTCGTGGATATCCCATATGTTAAGATTGTGATCTCCATAAATAACCACTGCAAAGCAGAATCGTCAATATTCAAACAAAAGTGGCATTCCATTATTTAGAAGTCATTGCTTAAATGCTTACCAAGCTTTTCTGAGGttgaaaaaaaacatgcaacCGCATCAGGAAGAACAGGTAAGCTTCGAAGATCATTTCCATCATCTTTCATGAGATGAACCATATTGCTTTCCCCGTCGAATTGCTTGGATCTTGAATAGGTGAAACTTCCTCCATATTGGAGACTCTCAGCATCATAAAGTCGTACTATTCCATTGCTGCAGGCACAAGCAACTAACTTGCTAGATGCAGATACAGCGAAACATTTATCGACCTGATGAATATCACACTTCAAAAGAGTTAGAAAGCCATTCAGATGTGAGTTCAAACATGCATCCACAAGACATTTTTTCCTTCAGACGTTAACCTCAAGCTTGTATTTATCACATACATTTAGTTCAGAGATGCAAGCGCAATTTTTGTGCAGGCGTCTACGTAATACACTAATTTATTGCCATGGTATATAGCCATAAAATTCCCATTGTCACAAAATAATCATCACAAGTTTTTTTTGACTAATCAGTGAGAAACAATTGACTCCCAAATGTTTGACAAAGGAAATTAACAAAGGTAGGTTCTAATAAAAACGGTGAGCTACTACTTTATGGGACCAAAACCATGCATGTCATTGGGGGATCCTTAATCCTCCTCTAGCAACTGAGAACATTACCCCCCGAACGTAAGTTCACtcctttaattttgaaagaaaactgTAACCCCTCAAAAGTAATCTCAccctttcaattttgaagataAATAGCTAGCTGAAATCTTTAAGATAAGATGCAGAAGTCCCATGTACCTTTAAACTTACGGACTTCGTAACTGAAAATCCTGAGTTCACGAGGCAAAGGACACCTATAGATGAAATAATAGAACTAGAATGAAACCATGATCAGAAACTTAAGTCTACGGATATATATGTGATGGGGAGCAAAACCAACCTGATTCAGTCAATGCATACATGGGAAAGACTTCACCTGAGCTTCCGTCGGTCGACAAGCCAGAGGTGATAGAAACAAATGAGCTTCCTTGATGGGCACCAAGATTAACAGGTTTTCCATGCAAAGACAATGAACTTGTCCCTAAATTAAACTGGGTCTTAGGGGATGTAATTGTCCAGAACTTCAAGTGCTTCTTCCCAGCGGTTAAAATGGATTTTGAATCTGACGAGAAGGATACAGATGAGATGGCCGTACAAGATGAGCTTGCTTTGAGCTTTGTTAGCAACATTGAGGTCCGCCAGtcccaaatatatatatatcccccAACAGACACAAGATATTTCCCtggaataaataaagaataatgaaTTACTTAGGatggaaaaagggaaaataaacGAGGCGAAGCAAAAAACAATTATAGTTACCATCAGGTGAAAAGGCAAGACAAGCAACACCATAGAGATGACCTTTCAGTTCTGATAGAAAGGCCATGCCAGCTAAGTCCCACACAAATACTGCGGGTTGAGGCCCTGACTGCAAAACCAAATAGATCATGGGGTGAAAACAATATAATATGCGAGTCTCTGACCTTACACCATAGCAACAGCAGAATAGAGAA
This sequence is a window from Cucurbita pepo subsp. pepo cultivar mu-cu-16 chromosome LG19, ASM280686v2, whole genome shotgun sequence. Protein-coding genes within it:
- the LOC111780936 gene encoding mitogen-activated protein kinase-binding protein 1 isoform X2, which encodes MKPNRKLKKADSSSKLVLEEIIGTTTKNNNGLASNVNSANCVYLAGCVVVVHNVHSGTQSHLVVPHRLCKPLSCVAMSLDGRFVAAGESGPQPAVFVWDLAGMAFLSELKGHLYGVACLAFSPDGKYLVSVGGYIYIWDWRTSMLLTKLKASSSCTAISSVSFSSDSKSILTAGKKHLKFWTITSPKTQFNLGTSSLSLHGKPVNLGAHQGSSFVSITSGLSTDGSSGEVFPMYALTESGVLCLVNSGFSVTKSVSLKVDKCFAVSASSKLVACACSNGIVRLYDAESLQYGGSFTYSRSKQFDGESNMVHLMKDDGNDLRSLPVLPDAVACFFSTSEKLVVIYGDHNLNIWDIHDVKQVTRSCVLVSHSACIWDIKVLCCENMHDPSLACAARGCSGGMSFATCSADGTIRLWDLALEPDSEDAMDNQVRQETTTRLESAGIFDRETVEAGLNSRDFRSLAASSDGKYLAAGDCDGNIHIFNLLTSDYTCLQGAHDAEVLSLSFSSLSRNDDVSKEVMQSHYYLASSSRDRIIHLYNVERNFDLSDSIVDHSAAVTSVKISCNGHKIISCSADRSLIFRDFTTIDSGHKISRSHHQMASQGTVYDMAIDPKTDVVVTVGQDKKINTFDIASGKLIRSFRQEKDFGEPIKVAMDPSCSYLVCSYSNKSICVHDFVTGDMVVQGMGHGEVITGVIFTPDCKRIISIGGDGCIFVWRLPALLSSRMRQKMNEGSGPLFPGSMTQPMPFSQIMLYEKDGYEEKLHTTSSGNGYRPEDSKQDGFQGLHQGGAAPGATFRFSISRLPRWAQDKVTNSESAQVNLVSTPLQKTCCSLVVDDQENPSLPSEFQNCSEHVLGSVNSSTSSLSANSSDNCNTSGSLVPQETFSGHPAMENRWLSIYNVCLDLPSSPEMQNVLDRKSVSSTNTCKYKTRRSYQLVMDALLVKLAMI